In one window of Zygosaccharomyces rouxii strain CBS732 chromosome E complete sequence DNA:
- a CDS encoding uncharacterized protein (similar to uniprot|Q2U0T7 Aspergillus oryzae AO090011000310 Predicted protein) translates to MKVFFWSLCLSFFIGSLEALAVSKQVKLGDISYYVPGVPELTVDVGMMSSLFGTLESSFLFPLTVFGYSGNLDYSTIESVSKNFSCSDDVYSDYFLETIMVQSPNVGVVSYSNCSLSTLNVSTIISLGGSALPNGPYFASYLDGQLSVYKAYRLYADAYGAFQAGIVPSDENAESFMALPAGVEVAHAQTIAVPSKLYYTVTEEQPLAGYRVGVKDLYDIAGTKTGGASRKYYELYDEAALTCPSVQRLIDMGAVIVGKLKLTQFANGGNPTANYVDYHAPFNPRGDGYQSPSSSSCGSGAAEAAYDWLDFTVGSDTGCSVRCPAGSQGLYGLRPSFDAISLDGVIPMNDLMDTAGYFSRDPSLFKVFGETWYGENKNISTSYTSFPKTVYTFAFEEGDSDFIESGASSEALALFNTFVSNVVSFVNGSNAKLDIYSKYEQDTGSSLANVFNNTWYGLAGFYQYVNIWERFSKDYQEASNGDIPFMDPIPKFRWEWAYNNLTQDGYDRCVEQKWQFDDWWNANVTSTNPQTCSSSLYIFLSNDGSTAYRNVYNSAPNADGFSAFSEMYISSFARTPEAIVPLGEVAYNSTITLTEKYLPVTAAIGAAPGCDFMVLDLIEQMGRANLIGGVATGQKLFP, encoded by the coding sequence ATGAAAGTGTTTTTTTGGTCTCTCTGCTTAAGTTTCTTTATTGGGAGCTTGGAAGCATTAGCCGTCTCAAAGCAAGTTAAGCTTGGTGATATCTCCTACTATGTTCCTGGCGTTCCAGAATTGACCGTCGATGTTGGAATGATGTCGAGCCTTTTTGGGACCCTTGAAagctcttttcttttcccaTTGACTGTATTTGGTTACTCGGGCAACCTGGATTATTCCACGATTGAATCAGTTTCCAAGAACTTTTCTTGTTCCGATGATGTATACTCGGACTACTTTTTGGAGACAATCATGGTGCAATCTCCAAACGTTGGAGTGGTTTCCTATAGCAACTGCTCCCTCTCCACCCTTAATGTGTCGACAATCATATCCCTGGGCGGCTCTGCCCTGCCAAATGGTCCATACTTTGCTTCTTATCTGGATGGTCAATTAAGCGTCTATAAGGCGTACCGTCTCTATGCAGACGCCTACGGCGCTTTCCAAGCGGGTATCGTTCCTTCAGATGAAAATGCTGAGTCGTTTATGGCATTACCAGCCGGAGTTGAGGTTGCTCATGCACAGACTATCGCGGTTCCCTCGAAGCTATACTATACCGTAACCGAAGAACAGCCGCTCGCGGGGTATCGTGTCGGAGTGAAGGATCTATACGATATCGCGGGGACCAAGACTGGTGGAGCATCGAGAAAATACTACGAGTTATACGACGAGGCAGCGCTGACCTGTCCCTCTGTACAAAGGCTGATCGATATGGGAGCCGTCATAGTGGGAAAGCTCAAGTTGACTCAATTCGCAAATGGCGGTAACCCAACTGCAAATTATGTTGACTATCATGCTCCATTTAACCCAAGAGGCGACGGGTACCAATCTCCTTCTTCGTCATCCTGTGGCTCCGGAGCCGCTGAGGCAGCTTACGATTGGTTAGATTTCACCGTAGGTTCAGACACCGGGTGTTCGGTGAGATGTCCAGCTGGGTCTCAGGGTTTATATGGCTTAAGGCCCTCTTTTGATGCGATATCGCTGGATGGTGTCATTCCAATGAATGATCTCATGGACACAGCGGGCTATTTTTCAAGAGACCCTAGTCTATTCAAGGTATTTGGTGAGACTTGGTACGGTGAAAATAAGAATATCTCGACCTCCTACACCTCTTTCCCAAAAACAGTCTACACTTTTGCGTTCGAAGAGGGAGATTCGGACTTCATTGAAAGTGGTGCCAGTTCAGAAGCCCTCGCTCTGTTTAACACGTTTGTTAGCAATGTCGTTAGTTTTGTGAACGGTTCCAATGCCAAATTAGACATTTACTCCAAATATGAACAAGATACGGGCAGTAGTTTAGCCAACGTCTTCAACAATACGTGGTACGGACTTGCTGGATTCTACCAATATGTAAACATTTGGGAGCGGTTCTCAAAAGATTACCAAGAAGCTAGCAATGGTGATATTCCCTTCATGGATCCTATCCCAAAGTTTAGATGGGAGTGGGCCTACAATAATCTCACCCAAGATGGTTACGATCGCTGCGTCGAACAAAAGTGGCAGTTTGACGACTGGTGGAATGCTAATGTGACTTCTACGAACCCGCAAACGTGCTCAAGCTCACTGTACATCTTCCTGTCAAACGACGGTTCAACTGCTTATAGAAACGTTTACAACTCCGCTCCCAATGCCGATGGTTTTTCTGCCTTTTCTGAAATGTATATTTCCTCTTTTGCACGTACTCCGGAGGCCATTGTCCCACTTGGCGAGGTCGCCTATAACTCGACTATCACATTGACAGAAAAATACCTGCCCGTTACAGCGGCCATTGGAGCAGCGCCCGGTTGCGACTTTATGGTCCTCGATTTAATCGAGCAGATGGGAAGAGCCAACCTTATTGGCGGGGTCGCCACAGGTCAAAAGTTGTTTCCataa
- the CLG1 gene encoding Clg1p (weakly similar to uniprot|P35190 Saccharomyces cerevisiae YGL215W CLG1 cyclin-like protein that interacts with Pho85p in affinity chromatography cyclin-like protein that interacts with Pho85), protein MASTFMYYPGHAPGGPVVDTCAAANAAALQHHQQQHQQSHLRQMEAHQQQQQQQQHSQQQQQYAASAAAAAAAPYGYYQNGLAAAQGMAAVQQQQQHQQQQAAAFYNQQQHQHQQQAVAHHRRTSSFRQQPTLPPLGMFYPGAPPATILPLPLQQEAPAPREEYVNGGVNQFLDYDLDLMSEFVIKKSYNAFGTDAGAVIRETGSNQTVDLFTKGVFSVLSATRLPAVTIFMALDLLSKYVTKTHAASGSIRSGCVNVVYQNTMVAFVLANKFNDDKTFTNKSWSQATGMDVLCINNFEREWLDVLEWRLFDDKFVHYDEYAHAFEIFCQEKRCPSPPNMLPAPHSTDNYLSPPSDCQTPVHLNANVYSSPGFLEKDTNDFYYGQPGVLSSPVSQFTPNSAAAYSTTSGGPMNYNFYNFGPPQPAAAVQPMMGLPPAHMWNMDERFGNFASSNFPGFDNNYYCYSAVY, encoded by the coding sequence ATGGCTTCTACATTCATGTACTATCCAGGCCATGCGCCTGGCGGTCCTGTTGTGGACACCTGTGCTGCTGCTAATGCCGCTGCTTTACAACATcatcagcagcagcatcaacAGTCTCATCTAAGACAGATGGAGGctcatcaacaacaacaacaacagcagcagcatagtcagcagcaacagcaatACGCTGCCTCTGCTGCCGCTGCCGCTGCTGCGCCATATGGTTACTACCAAAATGGACTAGCTGCCGCACAAGGTATGGCTGCtgttcaacaacaacagcagcatcaacaacagcaggCTGCAGCTTTCTACAATCAACAgcaacatcaacatcaacagcaAGCGGTAGCTCATCATCGCAGAACTTCTAGTTTCAGACAGCAGCCTACACTACCTCCCCTAGGAATGTTTTATCCGGGTGCACCTCCAGCTACTATTTTACCATTACCGTTACAGCAGGAGGCACCTGCTCCTAGAGAGGAGTACGTGAACGGTGGGgttaaccaatttttggattaCGATTTAGACTTAATGTCCGAATTCGTAATCAAGAAATCCTACAATGCCTTTGGAACGGATGCAGGTGCTGTCATTAGAGAAACAGGCTCCAACCAAACGGTGGATCTTTTCACGAAGGGTGTTTTCTCGGTTCTTTCAGCAACTAGATTACCTGCGGTGACCATCTTCATGGCTTTAGATCTTTTATCCAAATACGTGACAAAGACACATGCGGCTTCAGGATCGATCCGCAGTGGATGTGTCAACGTGGTTTATCAGAACACAATGGTAGCCTTTGTTCTAGCCAATAAGTTTAATGATGACAAGACATTCACCAACAAATCTTGGTCCCAAGCTACTGGTATGGATGTTTTGTGCATTAACAATTTCGAAAGAGAATGGTTAGACGTATTGGAATGGAGATTGTTTGATGATAAGTTTGTTCACTATGATGAGTATGCACACgcttttgaaattttctgtcaagagaaaagatgtccatcaccaccaaataTGTTACCTGCTCCACATTCTACAGATAACTATTTGTCACCACCATCTGATTGTCAAACTCCTGTCCATCTAAATGCAAACGTTTATTCTTCTCCAGGATTTTTGGAGAAGGATACAAACGATTTTTACTATGGGCAACCCGGAGTTCTTTCATCCCCCGTGTCACAATTTACTCCTAACTCTGCTGCTGCTTATTCAACAACTAGTGGTGGCCCAATGAATTACAATTTCTACAACTTTGGACCCCCACAACCTGCCGCTGCTGTTCAACCTATGATGGGTCTACCACCTGCTCATATGTGGAATATGGATGAAAGGTTTGGTAATTTTGCAAGTTCTAACTTCCCAGGTTTCGATAACAATTACTATTGCTATTCCGCAGTGTATTAA